The following are from one region of the Ignavibacteriales bacterium genome:
- a CDS encoding prolyl oligopeptidase family serine peptidase translates to MKRALLKWFLGILLFLSLFVCLLVIFFSLKDYSRYFRSIRGAQTSISIQQYASDAHTQKSWLTIKADNGFRVQAGLLAPRDSSKRYPAIILLGGKATGKYAVNYALDIDNVVILALDYPYEPRESYTFWTILWDVPRVRKALLDMVPTAILAADYLFSRHDVDTTRLVILGYSFGAPFVPAIVAHDRRAAAAIMVYGGGELTSIIRHNMARYESAWLSEFVGRLGGVLLHPLEPMRYADKISPTPLVMINGANDEQIPRYNTELFFHAAREPKKLIWLKSQHVRPENEDLTRRIITTLKEELKRLKIL, encoded by the coding sequence GTGAAACGCGCCTTGCTCAAATGGTTCCTAGGAATTCTTCTTTTCCTTTCCTTATTTGTATGCCTCCTCGTCATATTCTTTTCATTGAAAGATTACTCACGTTATTTCCGATCAATACGCGGCGCACAGACAAGTATTTCCATTCAACAGTATGCATCTGATGCTCATACTCAGAAATCGTGGCTGACCATAAAGGCTGACAACGGCTTTCGTGTACAAGCTGGATTGCTCGCCCCACGCGATTCGAGCAAGCGATATCCTGCTATCATTCTTCTCGGCGGTAAGGCAACAGGCAAATACGCTGTCAATTACGCGCTCGACATCGACAATGTTGTTATCCTTGCGCTTGATTATCCATACGAACCACGCGAGTCATATACCTTCTGGACAATTCTGTGGGATGTGCCTCGTGTAAGGAAAGCGCTTCTTGATATGGTGCCGACTGCGATACTTGCAGCAGATTATCTTTTCAGCCGTCACGATGTGGACACAACACGATTAGTGATTCTCGGTTACAGCTTTGGCGCGCCTTTTGTTCCTGCTATCGTGGCTCACGACAGGCGAGCAGCGGCGGCAATCATGGTGTACGGCGGTGGGGAATTGACTTCGATAATTCGCCACAATATGGCACGATATGAATCAGCGTGGCTGAGTGAATTTGTTGGAAGACTCGGCGGAGTGCTTCTTCATCCTCTGGAACCCATGAGATATGCTGATAAAATTTCTCCAACGCCGCTCGTTATGATCAACGGTGCAAATGATGAGCAAATTCCGCGTTACAATACCGAATTATTCTTTCATGCTGCCAGAGAACCAAAGAAACTCATCTGGCTGAAATCCCAACACGTGCGTCCCGAGAATGAAGATTTAACTCGACGTATCATCACTACATTGAAAGAAGAACTTAAAAGATTAAAAATCCTTTGA
- a CDS encoding APC family permease has protein sequence MMEQGSADNSSDGDPSSLGDDSEKRFSTKIKRAILGAPRSIKDPGVFHRISLIAFLAWVGLGADGLSSSAYGPDESFRALESHAYLAVALALATAFTVFIISYSYSRMIEHFPSGGGGYTVASRLLGPHFGVVSGSALLVDYVLTISVSIASGADQMFSVLPHQWHQYKLIVVAAVIFLLMIMNLRGVKESVTILMPIFLLFLVTHIVLIFGGIGFHLTEVQQVAGKMHSDFTNGLQTLGFLGMTAIFARAYSMGAGTYTGLEAVSNGIQIMREPKIDTAKRTMVYMAISLAVTAGGIMVCYLLYHVTPVTGKTMNAVLLDRFAGSWLLGGVSVGWMFVVLTLASEAALLFVAAQTGFIDGPRVMANMAVDSWLPRRFASLSDRLTMQNGVVLIAAAAIGILVVTGGGTRTLILMYSINVFLTFSLSQMGMVRYWIKNRTQYPDWSRHIVIHVIGLVLCLSILMVSIYEKFSVGGWVTLVITSGIILLCFRIRRHYRKVGNHLKRLDDILSDIPPVVGWTSIKVLPQANTAVLMVKEYSGLGIHSFLFIQKLFPNHFKNVIFISVVNIDASTLKGQSELDELMAAQQKYLEQYVNLANQFGLGADYRLAAGTDVIEEIEKLSASIVKEYPRSIFFAGKLVFEREKWYQRILHSETAYAIQRRLQFGAMNCMVLPVRIFANGKR, from the coding sequence ATGATGGAACAAGGCAGTGCCGATAATTCTTCAGATGGTGATCCCTCATCTCTTGGTGATGATTCAGAAAAAAGGTTTTCTACTAAAATAAAACGCGCCATTCTTGGTGCACCTCGAAGCATCAAAGATCCTGGAGTTTTTCATCGCATTTCACTCATTGCATTTCTTGCCTGGGTTGGATTAGGAGCAGACGGACTTTCTTCGTCGGCGTATGGTCCTGATGAATCATTCCGCGCTCTCGAGAGCCATGCATACCTTGCAGTTGCACTTGCTTTAGCAACTGCCTTTACAGTATTTATTATTTCATATTCCTATTCACGTATGATCGAGCATTTCCCTTCCGGCGGGGGCGGCTATACGGTTGCCAGTCGGTTGCTTGGTCCTCATTTCGGGGTGGTATCGGGTTCAGCGCTACTGGTCGATTATGTTCTGACTATTTCTGTATCAATTGCCAGTGGTGCAGATCAGATGTTCAGTGTCCTTCCACATCAATGGCACCAGTACAAACTTATTGTCGTTGCTGCCGTTATTTTCCTGCTCATGATAATGAATCTCCGCGGCGTGAAGGAGTCGGTCACGATTCTTATGCCGATATTTCTTCTTTTTCTCGTAACGCATATTGTATTAATTTTTGGAGGCATTGGATTCCACTTAACAGAAGTACAGCAAGTTGCTGGTAAGATGCATAGCGACTTCACCAATGGTCTGCAAACATTAGGTTTTCTCGGGATGACGGCAATCTTTGCTCGTGCCTATTCCATGGGTGCAGGAACGTATACTGGTCTCGAAGCTGTCTCAAACGGTATCCAAATTATGCGAGAACCGAAGATTGATACTGCCAAACGAACAATGGTGTATATGGCTATTTCTCTCGCTGTAACTGCAGGAGGGATTATGGTTTGCTACCTGCTCTATCATGTAACCCCGGTAACCGGTAAAACCATGAACGCAGTCCTACTCGATCGGTTTGCCGGCAGCTGGTTGTTGGGAGGAGTATCAGTTGGGTGGATGTTTGTTGTTCTTACACTTGCTTCTGAAGCTGCTTTGCTATTTGTAGCAGCACAAACTGGATTCATTGATGGTCCGCGTGTAATGGCAAATATGGCCGTGGATTCATGGTTGCCGCGACGGTTTGCTTCGCTTTCAGATCGATTAACCATGCAAAACGGTGTAGTGTTGATTGCTGCCGCCGCCATTGGTATCCTCGTTGTAACAGGAGGTGGTACACGAACACTTATTCTTATGTACTCGATCAATGTGTTTCTTACATTTTCTCTCTCACAAATGGGTATGGTTCGATATTGGATCAAGAATCGCACACAATATCCTGATTGGTCGCGGCACATCGTTATCCATGTTATAGGTTTGGTTCTATGTCTCTCCATTCTTATGGTTAGCATCTATGAAAAATTTTCTGTCGGCGGTTGGGTAACTCTTGTTATCACAAGCGGCATCATCCTGCTTTGTTTCAGGATCCGGCGTCATTATAGAAAAGTCGGGAACCACCTCAAACGACTTGACGATATTCTTTCAGACATTCCCCCTGTCGTAGGTTGGACTTCAATAAAAGTTCTTCCTCAGGCAAACACCGCAGTTTTAATGGTGAAAGAGTACAGCGGACTTGGAATCCATTCTTTTCTTTTTATCCAAAAACTTTTTCCGAATCACTTTAAGAATGTAATATTTATCTCTGTTGTGAATATTGATGCAAGTACCTTGAAAGGTCAAAGTGAATTGGATGAATTAATGGCGGCACAGCAAAAATATTTAGAACAATATGTTAATCTTGCAAATCAATTTGGCTTAGGTGCCGACTACCGTCTCGCGGCAGGAACAGATGTTATCGAGGAAATAGAAAAATTATCTGCATCTATTGTAAAAGAATACCCGCGATCAATTTTCTTCGCTGGCAAGTTAGTGTTTGAGCGTGAAAAATGGTATCAACGCATTCTTCACAGCGAGACAGCGTATGCAATCCAGCGGCGCCTGCAATTCGGGGCAATGAACTGTATGGTGCTGCCTGTTCGCATCTTTGCTAATGGAAAAAGGTAG
- the kdpC gene encoding potassium-transporting ATPase subunit KdpC, with protein sequence MFIKNLRISLIAIVLFTLLTGLLYPLLVTGIAQLFFPEKANGSILIKNGKILGSALIGQPFHDPKYFWSRPSSTGPFPYNAGASSGSNYGSLNPAFLDGARKRVQDLKAADSLNTQPVPIDLVTASGSGLDPHMSVASALYQLERVAKKRNVQVAQIRSLIDQYTEERTLGFLGEPRVNILKLNLALDAMQLSTRGK encoded by the coding sequence ATGTTTATAAAAAATCTTCGTATATCGCTTATCGCCATTGTGCTGTTTACATTGCTCACCGGCTTGCTGTACCCGCTTCTTGTGACTGGAATTGCACAGCTTTTTTTTCCTGAGAAAGCCAACGGAAGTATTTTAATAAAAAATGGAAAAATACTCGGCTCCGCATTGATCGGGCAACCGTTTCATGACCCAAAATATTTCTGGAGCAGGCCCTCGTCAACAGGGCCGTTCCCCTATAACGCAGGGGCATCGAGCGGATCAAATTATGGATCGCTCAATCCGGCATTTCTTGATGGAGCTCGTAAGAGAGTTCAGGACCTGAAAGCTGCAGATTCATTAAATACTCAACCGGTCCCTATCGATCTTGTGACGGCTTCCGGAAGTGGGCTTGATCCGCATATGAGTGTTGCATCTGCCCTCTATCAATTAGAACGTGTGGCAAAAAAACGGAATGTGCAGGTCGCGCAAATTCGCTCTCTTATCGATCAATACACTGAAGAACGCACCCTCGGTTTTCTCGGAGAGCCACGAGTGAATATTCTCAAATTGAATCTTGCACTCGATGCAATGCAATTATCTACCAGAGGAAAATAA
- the kdpA gene encoding potassium-transporting ATPase subunit KdpA, giving the protein MTINGIIQIAFYLTVLTLLTKPLGVFMARIYQREKTFLDPVLGPIERLIYRLAKINSNEEMDWKANALAMLLFNVVGFLFVYALQRLQQFLPLNPQGMAAVTPDSSFNTAVSFATNTNWQGYNGETTMSYLTQMLGLTVQNFVSAATGMAVLALFIRGIARHSAKTLGNFWVDMTRSILYILLPLASIFSLVLVSQGVIQNNSAYVSIPFLQSTTDTGGVKVADQVLAMGPVASQIAIKQLGTNGGGFFNVNSAHPFENPTPLTDFLEMLAILLIPAALCYTFGKMVKDTRQGWAIFAAMMLILVAAVFWMYSLEGSGNPKLTALGVDQQSTSINPGGNMEGKEVRFGIPNSAVWATATTAASNGSVNAMHDSYTPLGGMITLIMLHLGEVVFGGVGSGLYGMLIFVVVAVFVAGLLVGRTPEYLGHKIEAYEMKMASLLILIMPITVLVFTAIAVVTAAGKAGIMNPGPHGFSEILYVFTSQANNNGSAFAGVSANTPFYNLTGGLAMLIGRYWLAVPTLALAGSLVRKKLVPAGEGTLPTHTPLFIFWLIAVVLIVGALNFLPALALGPIVEHFIMIQ; this is encoded by the coding sequence ATGACAATCAACGGAATTATTCAAATCGCATTTTATCTTACGGTGTTGACTCTTCTTACAAAACCGCTCGGTGTTTTTATGGCTCGTATATACCAGAGGGAAAAAACGTTTCTTGATCCTGTCCTTGGACCGATCGAACGCCTTATCTATCGTCTCGCAAAGATTAATTCCAACGAGGAGATGGATTGGAAAGCGAATGCTCTTGCAATGCTTCTCTTTAATGTTGTCGGTTTTTTGTTTGTATACGCGTTGCAACGTTTACAGCAATTTCTTCCATTGAATCCTCAGGGGATGGCAGCCGTTACTCCAGACTCTTCATTCAATACCGCTGTGAGCTTTGCTACGAATACGAACTGGCAGGGCTACAACGGTGAAACGACGATGAGTTATTTGACACAAATGCTCGGTCTGACTGTCCAGAATTTTGTTTCCGCAGCGACAGGAATGGCGGTGCTTGCGCTTTTCATCCGTGGAATTGCTCGCCATTCGGCAAAGACACTCGGAAATTTTTGGGTCGATATGACCCGCAGTATATTATACATACTTCTGCCTCTTGCTAGTATCTTCTCACTTGTGCTCGTATCGCAAGGAGTTATACAAAATAATTCTGCATATGTCTCTATTCCCTTTCTTCAATCGACAACCGACACAGGCGGCGTGAAAGTAGCAGATCAGGTTCTTGCGATGGGGCCGGTGGCTTCTCAAATTGCCATTAAACAATTAGGAACCAACGGCGGGGGTTTTTTCAATGTCAATTCAGCACACCCGTTTGAGAATCCCACGCCGTTGACAGATTTCTTAGAGATGCTTGCAATTCTGCTTATACCTGCGGCATTGTGTTATACTTTCGGTAAAATGGTGAAAGACACGCGTCAGGGCTGGGCAATCTTTGCTGCAATGATGTTGATACTCGTCGCGGCAGTGTTTTGGATGTATAGTCTTGAAGGATCGGGCAATCCTAAACTAACCGCACTCGGCGTGGATCAACAATCGACTTCAATTAATCCCGGTGGTAATATGGAGGGAAAGGAAGTCCGATTCGGTATTCCCAACTCGGCAGTCTGGGCAACTGCAACAACAGCTGCCTCGAATGGCTCTGTGAATGCAATGCACGATTCTTACACTCCACTCGGTGGAATGATAACGCTCATTATGCTTCATCTTGGAGAAGTCGTTTTTGGCGGGGTTGGTTCGGGTTTGTACGGTATGCTCATTTTTGTCGTTGTGGCTGTATTCGTTGCAGGATTGCTTGTAGGACGGACGCCGGAATATCTCGGCCACAAAATTGAAGCATATGAAATGAAAATGGCATCCCTTTTAATCCTTATTATGCCGATCACGGTTCTCGTTTTTACAGCAATTGCCGTGGTCACGGCTGCTGGGAAAGCAGGGATCATGAATCCCGGTCCTCATGGATTTAGCGAGATTCTCTATGTCTTTACATCTCAAGCGAATAATAATGGAAGTGCCTTTGCTGGAGTAAGTGCAAATACACCATTTTATAATCTGACCGGCGGTTTGGCAATGCTGATCGGCAGGTACTGGCTTGCCGTTCCAACACTCGCACTTGCCGGTTCTCTTGTACGAAAAAAACTTGTTCCTGCGGGAGAAGGAACACTGCCGACACATACACCGCTGTTTATCTTTTGGCTTATTGCCGTCGTCCTTATTGTCGGTGCGTTGAACTTTTTACCAGCTCTTGCGCTCGGTCCGATTGTCGAACATTTCATAATGATACAATAG
- the kdpB gene encoding potassium-transporting ATPase subunit KdpB has product MTTQSSQPLKKPLGLTGEMFRRAIIDSFVKLNPRSMARNPVMFVVEVGSILTTALWIQALLGTGEAPAWYIGFISLWLWFTVLFANFSEALAEGRGKAQAEALRRSRRDTTAKRLHNPQRKSTFDIITSTDLQKGDMYLVEAGDIIAADGEVLEGIASVDESAITGESAPVIRESGGDRSAVTGGTRVLSDWLIIRVTIEPGGGFLDRMIHLIEGAKRQKTPNEIALNILLAAFTIIFLIVCVTLLPFSLFSVAAAGQGTPITVTVLVALLVCLIPTTIGGLLSAIGIAGMDRMIRHNVIATSGRAIEAAGDVDVLLLDKTGTITLGNRMATEFTPAPGISKERLADAAQLASLADETPEGRSIVILAKEKYGLRGRDIHDIAAHFVPFSAQTRMSGADILPEGRNGKRIIRKGATDSMKAYIEEQGGVFPPAVQQSVQDISRLGATPLVVAENKEVLGVIHLKDIVKGGIKDRFAHLRKMGIKTVMITGDNPLTATAIAAEAGVDDFLAEAKPEDKLKLIRDYQKGGRLVAMTGDGTNDAPALAQADVAVAMNTGTQSAREAANMIDLDSNPTKLMEIVEIGKQLLMTRGTLTTFSIANDIAKYFAIIPAAFATTYPVLNALNIMKLATPESAILSAVIFNALIIVALIPLALKGVKYRPVSAVQLLRRHLLIYGVGGVIAPFIGIKLIDMLMVAMRIV; this is encoded by the coding sequence ATGACAACACAATCTTCACAACCGCTAAAGAAACCGCTAGGGCTTACCGGTGAAATGTTTCGTCGTGCTATAATTGATTCGTTTGTGAAATTGAATCCAAGATCAATGGCGCGGAATCCCGTGATGTTTGTCGTGGAAGTAGGAAGCATTCTCACAACGGCATTATGGATTCAAGCATTGCTCGGTACCGGAGAAGCACCGGCATGGTACATCGGCTTCATATCACTCTGGTTATGGTTCACGGTTCTCTTTGCAAACTTTTCAGAAGCACTCGCAGAAGGACGTGGAAAAGCACAAGCTGAAGCATTGCGCCGATCACGCCGAGATACCACGGCAAAACGATTACACAATCCTCAACGGAAATCGACCTTTGATATCATCACATCCACGGATTTACAAAAGGGCGATATGTATCTCGTCGAAGCTGGAGATATCATTGCGGCTGATGGTGAGGTACTAGAAGGCATCGCCTCCGTGGATGAAAGTGCCATCACCGGTGAAAGTGCCCCTGTCATTCGTGAATCTGGTGGTGACCGCAGTGCGGTTACCGGCGGCACACGCGTGCTTTCCGATTGGTTGATTATTCGCGTAACTATAGAACCCGGCGGTGGTTTTCTCGACAGGATGATTCATTTGATTGAAGGTGCCAAACGGCAAAAGACTCCGAATGAGATTGCGTTAAATATTCTCTTGGCTGCCTTCACAATAATATTTCTGATTGTATGTGTAACGCTGCTTCCGTTTTCACTTTTTAGTGTAGCGGCAGCTGGACAGGGAACACCGATAACAGTAACCGTACTTGTTGCTCTTCTTGTGTGTTTGATTCCTACAACCATCGGCGGCCTTCTTTCTGCAATTGGAATAGCAGGTATGGATCGCATGATCCGTCATAACGTGATTGCAACATCCGGACGTGCTATTGAAGCTGCCGGCGATGTCGACGTTCTGCTGCTGGATAAGACCGGTACAATAACACTTGGAAATCGCATGGCGACTGAATTCACGCCTGCACCTGGAATTTCCAAGGAACGCCTGGCTGATGCAGCGCAGCTTGCATCTCTTGCAGATGAGACACCGGAAGGGCGGTCAATAGTTATTCTTGCCAAAGAAAAATACGGATTGCGCGGCCGTGATATCCATGACATCGCGGCGCATTTTGTTCCCTTCAGTGCTCAAACACGCATGAGCGGCGCCGATATTCTTCCTGAGGGCCGTAACGGCAAAAGGATCATACGGAAAGGTGCAACAGATTCAATGAAAGCGTACATCGAAGAACAAGGAGGCGTATTCCCGCCGGCAGTTCAGCAGTCCGTTCAGGATATCAGCCGGCTTGGAGCAACGCCCCTCGTCGTTGCAGAGAATAAAGAAGTACTCGGCGTGATTCATTTGAAAGATATTGTTAAAGGCGGAATCAAGGATCGATTTGCACACCTGCGAAAAATGGGAATTAAAACTGTAATGATCACTGGTGACAACCCGTTAACAGCAACTGCCATAGCTGCTGAAGCGGGTGTAGACGATTTTCTTGCAGAAGCAAAACCGGAAGATAAACTTAAACTTATTCGTGATTATCAAAAAGGCGGACGGCTTGTTGCAATGACCGGCGACGGTACCAACGACGCTCCGGCGCTCGCTCAGGCAGATGTCGCTGTTGCAATGAATACCGGCACGCAATCCGCCCGTGAAGCTGCAAACATGATAGATCTCGACAGTAACCCGACAAAACTGATGGAGATTGTCGAAATCGGCAAACAGCTTCTTATGACGCGCGGAACTCTTACCACATTCAGTATCGCGAACGATATTGCAAAATATTTTGCGATCATTCCCGCCGCTTTCGCAACAACGTATCCCGTATTGAACGCATTGAACATTATGAAGCTTGCCACGCCCGAAAGTGCCATTCTCTCTGCAGTCATCTTTAATGCGTTGATCATTGTTGCGTTGATTCCCTTGGCACTGAAAGGAGTAAAATATCGTCCGGTCAGCGCCGTTCAATTGTTGAGAAGGCATTTGCTCATCTATGGAGTGGGAG